In Streptomyces sp. NBC_01381, the sequence CAGTTGGCGCAGCCGGTGCCCATGCCGGATGCCAGTCAGTACCAAGCCCAGGGTAGCTGGACTGCGAGTCGCCGGGCTCATGCGCAGGCCGATGCGCGGGCGCGTTTCGAGCGGGACCTGCAGGCTGCACAAGCAGCGGAGTCTCACCGCCAACAGCAACTGGCTTCGTATCAGCGTGAGTACCGACAGTGGGTCGACTCCCAGCTGGCCGCGGTACGTGAGCACAACGCCGGCGTGGTCGCGATATCAGAAGGCGTGAGGCGCCGAGATCCCGACTCCGCGGTCGAGTACTTCTCAGCTGCGCTCTACTCCTCAACGGCGTGGCCTGATGGCTTCCCGCGACAGATAGCGGCAGCGTACGACTCCGCCGCCCGACAGCTGGTGCTCGACTGGGAGTTACCTGCCTACGACATCGTCCCTGCGATCAAGTCCGTTCGGTACATGTACGGGACCGACCAGGACAAGGAGACCCCCCGACCGGAAAGTCAGCGTCGGGCCCTGTACAAGGAGGTTCTCGCGCAGTGCATGTTGCTTGTCCTGCACGAGCTCTTCGCCGCGGACGAACAGGGGGCGGTGGAGTCCGTGGCCCTGAACGGGTTCGTCGATGGACATGACCCCACGACGGGTCGACCGGGCCACATCTTCCTTGCGACGGTCATGGCCTCACGCTCCTCGTTCCGTGACCTGCACTTGGCACAGGTGGATGCAGGCAGTTGCCTGGCCGGCGCCCTGAGAGGGCAGCTCTCGACCAGGCCGGACCAGCTCACACCGGTACGGCCGAGCCGTCGGCCACAAGACGTGGGAAATCGCGTTGTCGCCCACGGCAGCGATGAAGAACCGGACCTGTACGACATGGATCCGGTGGAATTCGAGAATCTCGTGGCAGATCTCTTCCGCGCCATGGGGATGCAGGCAGTGACGACCCAGCGCTCTAGCGATGGAGGTGTGGACGTCGACGCGCTGGATCCGACACCGATCCGAGGCGGCAAGATCGTCGTACAGGTGAAGCGCTATCGCAACACGGTGCCGCCCACTGCCGTGCGTGACTTGTACGGGACCGCGCAGGGCGCCGGCGCCAACAAGGGCGTCCTGGTGACGACGTCTGGGTTCGGACCCGGCTCTCATACCTTCGCCAACGGCAAGCCGCTGGAACTCATCTCGGGCACGGAACTCGTCGACCTGCTCCATCGTCACGGACTGCGCGGACGATTAGGAGAGGGCGGTCGCCAAGCCTCACCGCAGCCGACCCCTTCAGACCCGAACACACGGCTCCCCGACGACTACAACGTCCTGGGAATGTCGTGGACCGGAAGCGTTGCCTTGGACGTGTGCGCACTTGTCTGCC encodes:
- a CDS encoding restriction endonuclease, translating into MSRRSTGLVGAWAEVQRQQQRQSAAEARQRRQEAQQARAYQRRAAQSHREYRQADALRRTEDLDAEVAALQSLLASGCDAPAFRVSSLIRAEDVQPFAPGQLAQPVPMPDASQYQAQGSWTASRRAHAQADARARFERDLQAAQAAESHRQQQLASYQREYRQWVDSQLAAVREHNAGVVAISEGVRRRDPDSAVEYFSAALYSSTAWPDGFPRQIAAAYDSAARQLVLDWELPAYDIVPAIKSVRYMYGTDQDKETPRPESQRRALYKEVLAQCMLLVLHELFAADEQGAVESVALNGFVDGHDPTTGRPGHIFLATVMASRSSFRDLHLAQVDAGSCLAGALRGQLSTRPDQLTPVRPSRRPQDVGNRVVAHGSDEEPDLYDMDPVEFENLVADLFRAMGMQAVTTQRSSDGGVDVDALDPTPIRGGKIVVQVKRYRNTVPPTAVRDLYGTAQGAGANKGVLVTTSGFGPGSHTFANGKPLELISGTELVDLLHRHGLRGRLGEGGRQASPQPTPSDPNTRLPDDYNVLGMSWTGSVALDVCALVCRGNRVLSDDHFVFFNNPQTPDGSVRALPAEAPDKAAICVAFDGLPVEADRFVLVAAIDPEVNPDADLSGFTDACIRLLDPAMSELGRLEVSDGRPLETALVLGSFRRRASGDWEFVLGGKGYKGGLEELVQDYGIDVE